From a region of the Phaeodactylum tricornutum CCAP 1055/1 chromosome 4, whole genome shotgun sequence genome:
- the Pt-KIF5 gene encoding kinesin family-like protein (Kinesin-related motor protein, involved in microtubule-based motility), translating to MLHLQGNIQVYCRVRPMTITELQKGHKSTVESLSETEVGCYDGRTNKWKSFAFDRVWGPDQSQQSVFQDVEPLALSVVDGFNACIFAYGQTGSGKTFTMEGTEENSQYGISYRTIQKIFHLLQLRAQQQRAAEMFLGMLEIYNDEVYDLLGTQGASMKEKQEGAMKAGGKASLDIRRNKDGRIEVPNLTRESVQSIQEVMELLKRGNSNRATASTDMNEHSSRSHMVLSVDVYSGLEDSQKNKGTLYLVDLAGSERVRKSNVQGDQLKEAGYINKSLSALGNVMEALDRKASHVPYRDSKLTYLLQDSLGGNSRTMMVVAICPTDSSYDESVHALQFATRVRRIQIGAAQRNVTSKNLE from the exons ATGTTGCACCTACAGGGAAATATCCAGGTCTACTGTCGTGTTCGCCCGATGACGATTACGGAGCTGCAGAAGGGTCATAAGTCAACTGTGGAATCACTAAGCGAAACCGAAGTTGGATGTTACGATGGTCGTACGAATAAATGGAAGagctttgcttttgatcgAGTCTGGGGACCCGATCAATCACAACAAAGTGTTTTTCAAGATGTGGAACCCCTTGCACTCAGTGTTGTTGATGGTTTTAACGCTTGCATCTTTGCGTACGGGCAAACTGGTAGCGGAAAGACCTTCACGATGGAAGGAACAGAAGAAAATAGTCAATACGGTATCAGCTACCGCACCATTCAGAAGATATTTCATCTTTTACAGCTTCGCGCGCAACAGCAAAGAGCGGCAGAAATGTTC CTTGGTATGCTAGAGATATACAACGACGAAGTTTACGATCTATTGGGTACCCAAGGAGCTTCTATGAAGGAAAAGCAAGAGGGAGCGATGAAGGCTGGTGGCAAAGCCTCTCTCGATATCCGACGCAACAAGGACGGCCGCATTGAAGTACCAAACCTCACACGTGAGAGCGTACAAAGTATTCAAGAAGTCATGGAACTTCTGAAGCGCGGAAATTCGAATCGGGCAACGGCTTCGACGGATATGAACGAGCATAGTAGTCGTTCTCATATGGTCCTAAGTGTTGATGTTTATTCTGGCCTCGAGGATTCCCAGAAAAACAAGGGTACTTTGTACCTAGTTGATCTTGCCGGTTCGGAACGTGTGCGTAAGAGTAACGTTCAGGGCGATCAATTGAAGGAGGCCGGTTACATTAACAAGAGTCTGTCTGCACTGGGTAATGTGATGGAGGCTCTCGATCGCAAGGCATCCCATGTGCCCTACCGTGATAGTAAGCTCACATACCTTCTCCAGGATTCACTTGGTGGGAACTCGCGGACAATGATGGTCGTTGCAATTTGTCCGACGGACAGCTCGTACGACGAGTCAGTACACGCTCTTCAGTTCGCAACGCGCGTCAGACGTATCCAAATCGGGGCCGCTCAGCGCAATGTGACGTCGAAAAATCTGGAA
- a CDS encoding predicted protein, which translates to MVFGKLFSSFAICTSVLSLLVFSPNQQLSLVSALPTGAGGCARDDAGSTNTGAHNFRPVTTGLLSDKGLQVFISPSATDPLADGSIELEQDGSPTLQLGVRYWVHLVQPNGVEEGFRGFLFRLESQNGVDTTAALSAPDTDPDARLAAETCISVNNVGGVTHKAREFDQDPLTEAVALLVLDEADEDMFFDVTAVIWNRELADGTPTSEYYYTPYLLTAAEAAPGEAEATPTTAPGEAEATPTAAPGEVEATPTAAPVMGEPAPTASGTQAVSATVVNLVAGFALSLLAAFAL; encoded by the coding sequence ATGGTCTTCGGTAAGCTATTCTCTTCGTTCGCAATTTGCACCtcggtgttgtcgttgttggttTTCTCGCCGAATCAGCAGCTCTCGCTCGTTTCCGCCCTTCCCACCGGCGCCGGTGGTTGTGCCCGCGATGACGCCGGCTCCACGAATACTGGTGCGCACAATTTTCGTCCCGTTACGACAGGACTACTCTCCGACAAGGGACTCCAAGTCTTCATTAGTCCGTCTGCCACCGATCCGTTGGCAGATGGTTCCATcgaattggaacaagacgGGAGCCCTACTCTCCAACTTGGTGTTAGATACTGGGTGCATCTGGTCCAACCGAACGGTGTCGAAGAGGGCTTCCGCGGCTTTTTGTTCCGTCTCGAAAGCCAGAACGGTGTTGACACCACGGCCGCCTTGTCCGCCCCCGACACTGACCCGGATGCCCGTTTAGCCGCCGAGACCTGCATTAGTGTGAATAATGTCGGTGGCGTCACGCATAAGGCGCGGGAGTTCGACCAAGATCCCCTGACGGAGGCCGTCGCGTTGCTCGtcttggacgaagccgatgAAGATATGTTCTTCGACGTAACCGCCGTCATTTGGAATCGCGAACTAGCCGATGGAACACCCACTTCGGAATACTACTATACGCCCTATCTCTTGACGGCTGCCGAAGCCGCGCCCGGTGAGGCGGAGGCTACTCCCACTACTGCTCCCGGTGAGGCGGAGGCTACTCCCACTGCTGCTCCCGGCGAGGTGGAGGCTACTCCCACTGCTGCTCCCGTCATGGGAGAGCCCGCTCCCACTGCTTCTGGAACCCAGGCAGTCTCGGCAACTGTGGTCAACCTTGTCGCAGGTTTCGCTCTCTCTCTCCTTGCTGCCTTTGCCTTGTAG